The proteins below are encoded in one region of Diceros bicornis minor isolate mBicDic1 chromosome 14, mDicBic1.mat.cur, whole genome shotgun sequence:
- the ADGRF4 gene encoding adhesion G protein-coupled receptor F4, whose translation MKSQATTICCLLLFLATECSHYRSKIHIKDGDKIQHPEGKPKTGRIQEKCHGPCITFSNCSQPCAQHFRGEIGFICNQNKWQKSTETCTSLSVETLFEDSNSASRLSVAAASIPLHILDFRAPEPIESVAQGILKNCPLDYACITDVVKSSEATAGNIAFIVELLRNISTDLSDNVTREKMKSYSKVANHVLDTAAISNWTFIPDKNASSDLLQSVNSFARQLHIRNESENIVDELFIQTKGFHINHNTSEKSFNFFMSINNSTEGVLGMLEIPRQELWKLPPNASQAISIAFPTLGAILKEAHLHNVSLPRPVNGLVLSVILPERLKQILLTFEKINKSRNARAQCVGWHSRKRRWDENVCETTLDIRHKVKCRCNYTNAVMSFSILMSPKFIDNKVLDYITCIGLSLSILSLILCLIIEATVWSRVVATEISYMRHVCIVNIAVSLLTANVWFIIASNFNKKAQDYNWCVAVTFLSHFFYLSLFFWMLFKALLIVYGILVIFRRMMKSHLMVIGFAIGYGCPLVIAVTTIAVTVPGKGYVRSDACWLNWDNTKALLAFVIPALVIVAVNLVVVLVVAVNTQRPSIGSSKSQDVAIIMRISKNVAILTPLLGLTWGFGVATLIEGTSLIFHIIFALLNAFQGFFILLFGTIMDHKIRDALRMKMSSLKGRSRVAENASLSPTNRAKLMNR comes from the exons ATGAAGTCCCAGGCAACCACGATTTGCTGCTTACTGTTATTTCTGGCCACAGAATGTTCTCACTATAGATCCAAGATCCACATAAAA GATggagataaaattcaacatcctgaAGGGAAACCCAAGACTGGAAGGATACAAG agAAATGCCATGGACCTTGCATCACTTTTTCCAACTGCAGCCAGCCCTGTGCTCAGCACTTTCGTGGAGAAATCGGATTTATATGTAACCAAAACAAGTGGCAAAAATCAACTGAAACATGTACAAGCCTTTCTGTGGAAACACTCTTTGAG gacTCAAATAGTGCATCACGCCTTTCCGTAGCAGCAGCATCCATACCTCTGCACATTCTTGACTTTCGAGCTCCAGAGCCCATCGAGAGTGTAGCTCAAGGAATCCTCAAGAACTGTCCTCTGGATTATGCCTGCATAACTGATGTCGTGAAATCATCAGAAGCCACAGCTGGGAATATTGCATTTATAGTGGAGTTGTTAAGAAATATTTCTACAGACTTGTCTGATAACGTTACCAGAGAGAAAATGAAG AGCTACAGCAAGGTAGCCAACCACGTCCTCGACACAGCAGCCATTTCAAATTGGACTTTCATTCCTGACAAAAATGCCAGCTCGGATTTGTTGCAGTCAGTGAATTCATTTGCCAGGCAACTCCACATCCGCAATGAATCTGAGAACATAGTGGATGAACTCTTCATTCAGACGAAAGGGTTTCACATCAACCACAATACCTCAGAGAAAAGTTTCAATTTCTTCATGAGCATAAACAATTCAACGGAGGGTGTCTTAGGAATGCTAGAAATTCCCAGGCAAGAGCTGTGGAAGCTGCCACCAAATGCATCCCAAGCCATCAGCATCGCTTTTCCCACCTTGGGGGCTATTCTGAAAGAAGCCCACTTGCACAATGTGAGTCTTCCCAGGCCGGTAAATGGTCTGGTCCTTTCGGTGATTTTGCCAGAAAGATTGAAGCAAATCTTACTCacctttgagaagatcaataaatcCCGGAATGCCAGGGCCCAGTGTGTTGGCTGGCACTCTAGGAAAAGGCGGTGGGATGAGAATGTGTGTGAAACGACGTTGGATATCAGGCACAAAGTGAAATGCCGGTGTAACTACACCAATGCTGTGATGTCCTTTTCCATTCTAATGTCCCCCAAATTTATAGACAACAAAGTCCTGGACTACATCACCTGTATTGGCCTCAGCCTCTCCATCCTTAGCTTGATTCTTTGCCTGATCATTGAAGCCACTGTGTGGTCCCGGGTGGTCGCGACGGAGATATCATACATGCGTCACGTGTGCATCGTGAACATAGCTGTGTCGCTCCTGACTGCTAACGTGTGGTTCATCATAGCCTCTAACTTTAACAAAAAGGCCCAAGACTACAACTGGTGTGTCGCAGTGACATTTTTGAGCCACTTTTTCtacctctctctgtttttctggaTGCTCTTTAAAGCACTGCTCATCGTGTATGGAATATTGGTCATTTTCCGTAGGATGATGAAGTCCCACCTGATGGTCATTGGCTTTGCCATTGGCTATGGGTGCCCGTTGGTCATTGCTGTCACCACAATTGCTGTCACAGTGCCAGGGAAAGGCTATGTGAGATCTGATGCCTGTTGGCTTAACTGGGACAATACCAAAGCCCTTTTAGCATTTGTCATCCCAGCCTTGGTCATTGTGGCTGTgaatcttgttgtggttttagtTGTTGCTGTGAACACTCAGAGGCCCTCTATTGGCAGTTCCAAGTCTCAAGATGTGGCCATAATTATGAGGATCAGCAAAAATGTTGCCATTCTCACCCCATTGCTGGGATTGACCTGGGGTTTTGGAGTAGCCACCCTCATAGAAGGCACTTCCTTGATATTCCATATAATCTTTGCCCTGCTCAATGCTTTTCAG